The genomic region CACCGTTGAATATCCCGTTTGACGTAGCGCGCAGCCCAGAGGAAGAAGAGTGCGCCCAGCATCGTCATGATCGGCATGCTGATCAAGGAGTAGCGAATTGCCAGCGGCCCGTAGGTCGGTTTGAGATAGTCGTTACACATGCCCACGAACAACGGGCCCACGCCGTAGCCGAACAGATTGCCGATCATAAATATTACTGCAGCAGCGAAAGCCCGCATGCGCACCTTGACAACCGTCTGGACCAGGCCCAGCACAGGGCCCATGCGGAATCCCGTGCAGATGACTCCCGCCACAGGCCCGATCCATGCCAAGGGCATTGGTCCGAGATAGAAGAACGCCAGGAAGGGACCGGCCAGAAGCGAGGTGATCCCCGGAGTGAGAATCTTATACGTGTCACTCTTCTTGCCGAGATAATTCACCACGGCACCGCCAAGGAGCACTCCTGCCACGCCCGCTATGGACTTGATAGTACCCCCCACGGTCCCGGCCTGTAATATCGTGAAATGATGAACTCTCATCAGGAAGGACGCGAACCACGCCGTTATGCCGAAATCGACAAAGCTGGTGATTGAAAAGCCGATCACCGCAAAAAGATATGTTTTATTGCCCACGAAATAACGGAGGGTCTCGCCTAAGCTGTAAACCCTGGTGTCAGCTTTCTTCCCGTCGAGAATTCCGCGCGCTGGTTCCTTGACCGTGAAGCGAAGGAGGGCTGCAATGATGATCCCTGGTATTCCGGCAAAAATGAAGGCTGTTCTCCAACCCCAATACGTGGCTGCCAGACCGCCGATCAGGAACCCGCCGTAAACGCCCACAAAGGGTGACATGGAGAGTATTGCCATTGCCATAGGACGTTTATCTTTGGGAAAGTAGTCGGAAACAAGTGAGTTGCCGGGAGCGCTCGCAGTCGATTCACCAACGCCCACGCCTATGCGGGTAAACAGCAGCTGATACACGGTCTGTGCAAAAGCACCCATGGCCGTGAGGACGCTCCAGAAGGCGACGCCTATGCAGATAATGGGCAGGCGTCCCTTGCGATCCGCCAGACGCGCGACCGGCATGGCGAGAATTGCATAGATGAGGACGAAACCGAAACCGACCATCAGGCCCATCAGAGTGTCCGAAACTCCAAACTCCTTTTTGATCGGCTCCAGAACCACGTTGACGATGTTGCGATCGATGTAGGCGCATGACCAGACGAGGGTCAGAAGAATCAAGACGTAGTAAGACTTGGCAAGCGAGACCGGTTTTGGGGATTCCGACAGTTCCTCAGTTTCTCTCGGTGCTGCTGTTGGTTTCATGGCAATTCCTCCATTATGATTTCACTAACGCTACCCCAGGATCCTGTTCAATGTGGGATAAGGACGAAACTACTTCCGGGAGAAGTCTTTGCCTCTCCGGCCCGGTTGCGCTCCGGCGTGACGGACTTTCGAACGTTCCAGCGTGCCCGTGCGTTCAATATCCCTCGTCATAAGGCTCTCGCAGAGTGCGATATCTTTCCGCTTAATGGCCTCTATTATTCCCTTATGAAGCGTATATGTCTCATATTTGAATTTCCTTGTCTGAACGCTGTGCGGACGCAGCGCGTCAAGCAAGCGGAACAGCGCCGAAACCAGTAGCTTGCTCAGATGATTGCCGGATATTTCAGCTACGGCCACATGAAAAGCCTCAGCGTGCTCACGATGCTTCAAATCGTCGTCTATATCCTTGAGGTACGCACTGTTGAGGTCGTTCAACCTCGAAATATCAGCCGACGACGCTTTGGCCGCAGCCGCGCGTACACACACGAATTCGATCGCCTTTCTCACTTCGACGAAATGTGCCAGTGTCAGGTTGCCATGGCTGTAAAGGTCATATGCCGAGTTGAAGATCGGCTTTTCGAGGTTTGAAACAACAAATGCCCCTCCGGTCGCCCCCTGTCTGATCTCGACCAGCCCGGACTGCTCAAGCGACCTCAGCGCTTCTCTCACCACCGCACGGCTGACGCCTGTCTGTTCCATCAATTCCCGTTCAGAAGGGAGCTTGTCGCCTGTCTTGAGCTCGTTGGCAAAAATGAGCTCTTTGATGCGCGTTACAATCTTCTCGTTGAGCTTCTCTTTATTGAGGCGGGCAAGAAGGGGAGGAGGAATTGTCATATGTTCAACCATTCGCCCAACAGTCCAAATTGTACTTCGGCGAATTTACGTTGTCAATGAGAAAAATACGTGAAAGATATGCGCCAGAAGAATACGCGGGGACTACGTGTCCAGATGCATGCCGCAGCGATCTTAGTGAATAGGGATGATTCGGAAGTCTGCTCGCAGGTTTCCTGTTCGTCTCAAGTTCATGTCACAGTCGTCTCTTCCTCTTTGCGGCAACATCAAGAACGGCAGACACAATGCTGTCGTAGCCGGTGCAGCGGCACAAGTTACCGGCTAACGCCCTCCTCACCTCATCCCCCGAGAGATTGGGCTTCTCCGCAAGAAGCCCCTCGGCGGTAAGGATCATACCTGGCGTACAGTAACCGCATTGCACTGCGCCGTGGTCTATGAAAGCCCGCTGCAGGTCCGAGAGTTCCCCTTCCTTGCTCAAGCCCTCGATTGTGACCACCTGTCGACCATCCGCCTCGACAGCGAAGACCAGGCAGGAATTGACCGGTCTTCCGTCAAGCAGGACTGTGCAGGCCCCGCAGTCCCCTGCCCCGCAACCATTCTTGGTTCCCTTCAGACCTAACGTGTCTCTCAGATAAGCTACAAGTGTCAAATCATCTCTTATAGTATCTTTAATTATCTTTCGGTTAATTATTAGTTCAACGTCTCTCATAGTTGTCCGTTGATTTCGTCTATAATTCCCTGGCGCCTGAGGCAATGTCTTAAGGCCCGTTCCACCAGGACAGGTATCACTGCCAATCGGTATTCTCTACTTGCCCTCGTGCTGCTGCGGGGGTTACTCTCGTCCGCCGCCAACTTTCCGGCTTGTGAGATATGCTCAGGATCAGCCCGGTGTCCTTCCAGATACTTTTCAGCTGAGTGAGCGCGTATCGGCGTGGGACACGCTCCTCCCAACGCAATCCGCACTTCACGGATACTGCCTGAGTCGAGTCTCAGAACAACCGCCGCACTGGCGATTGCGATATCCATGGCATTGCGGGGTCCCAGTTTCTCGTAAGCCGATCTCAGCCCCTCATCGAGGAGCAGTTCGATGCCGGTGATTATCTCTCCTTGCTGCAGTGCTGTCTTTCCCGCTCCCATCCAGAAAGAAGCGGCAGACATTCTTCGCTCCCCTTTGGAACTCCAGGTCAGGATCTCCGCATTGAAGGCCATTAGAGGAATCGCCATGTCCGCTGTCGGTGAGCCGTTGGCAAGATTTCCACCGAGAGTAGCCCGGTTTCGAACCTGAAAGGAACCGAGGCTGCGCGCCCCTTCGTGAAGCGCAGTAAACCTGCTGCGGATCAACTCGTGCTCTTCCACGGCGTGTATTGTGGTCAGGGCGCCTATCCGCAGGGTACCGTCTTTCCCTGGGTTAACTCCCCCGAGGCCGGCAAGGTGCTTCAGATCAACCACCAGTTCCGGACTGTATTTCCCCGACCGCATCGCCACCATCAGGTCGGTACCGCCGGCCAGGTAAAAAGGGGTGACTCCGGCCCGGCTGGCAAGGAGTTCCTGCAATTCCTCCAGGGAGCCGGGACGTGCGTACTCAAACGGCGTCAGATGCGCCATCCTATCTTCCTCCCTTTCTCAGGGCATCCAGCACGCGCTCCGGTGTCATGGGCAATTTCGTTACCCATACTCCAGCCGCATCAGCCAGCGCCGCCGCCACAGCAGGAGCAACCGGGCCCACCGGCGCTTCCCCCAGTCCTTTCGCCCCGTAGGGACCCAGGGGGTGAGGAACTTCAACAATAATCGCGTCTATCGGAGGAGCATCCGGGCATGTAGGGATTTTGTAATCGTGAAGATTGCTATTGAGTATCCGCCCCGCGTTATCAAATTTGAGCTCTTCGGAAAGAGCAATGCCAAGGCCCATGGTGACGCCGCCGCGAATCTGTTCAACGCAGTTCAGTCTGTTGATCGCTCGTCCCACATCGCTCACAGCGAAGATCTTGTTGACTTTGATCCGTCCGGTGCGTGTGTCAACCTCCACCTCGGCTATCTGGGCAGCGTACATCCAGAAACTCGTGGGGTTGCTCCCCTGCCCTGTTTCTCTGTCGAGTCCCGTACCCCCTTCCATGTAAGAATCGCCATGACCGATGACGTCTATTCCTCCCGGGACAGCCTTGTTGATGATTTCACCGAAAGAATAGGTATGACCTGTCTCGGGATCAACGATGAATCCATTATTTGCTTTTACGTCTTGCGGATCGCACCGGAATACCTTCGCCGCATAAGTCGCTATCTGCTGCCACGCGTCTCTGGCCGCTTTCATCACCGCAGTGCCGCCATGGAACGTGCCCCGGCTGGCGCTCGTCGTGCGATCATATGGGGTTATGAACGTATCAGGATGGCGCACCTCAACCCGCTCCACAGGAACACCCAACTCGTGCGCGGCGATCTGAGAATAGATCGTGGCCGAACCCTGTCCCATGTCAACATTGCTGCAGTTCACCTCCACCGATCCTTCCTCGAGAATTCTAACCGTCGCTGCGGTGGCATAATGGCGCATCGTACCTTTCCATGAACAGGCTATACCGAGGCTGCGAAAGCGACCGTCTCCCAGTTTCACGCGCGCAGGCCTCGCGCCGGGCTCCCAATGAGCGGCTTTCGCCACCTGCACGAGACATTCTTTCATGCCGACAGCGACCATTTTCTCGCCGGTGTGACTGAGGTCTCCATCCCGGATCACATTCTTCAGCCTGATCTCAAGGGGATCGATCCCCATCTCATGCGCAATGCGATTCAGGTGATTCTCATAAGCCCAGGTCACGTGAGGGATTCCGTACCCTCGGAACGCGGTGGCCACGGGCCGGTTTGTGTAAACAGAGTACGCATCGATCTTGACGTGTTCTATACGATACGGGCCTGCCGAGGTAAAGCCTGAGTTTCTGGTAAGGAGAGGACCGCAGTCAGCGTAGGCTCCCGTATCCCAGTGGGTGACAATCTGGCGAGCCACGATGGTTCCATCCTTCCTTAGACCGGTCTTGATTCTCACAGTACAGCCGTGATTCGTAATCCTGCAGAAGTCCTGTTCTCTGTCCATGGTCAGGCGCACGGGCCTGTGGCCAGACCTTTCTGCCAGAGCCACAATCGGTGGTTCTATGCTGGGATAGATTTTGGAGCCGAACCCACCCCCCAGGTTGGGTATGGTGACCCTCACTTTATTCCAGGGCTTGTCGAAAAGCTCTGCCAGTGACCGCTGCAGCACGTAGGGCGACTGGTTGCTGGTCCAGAGATGGAGCGTCCCGTCCTTCTCGAACTGGGCTATGACCGAATGATTCTCTATGCACGCATGATGATTTCGGGGCACTTCATAGGTGTCTTCAAACAGGTAATCAGATTCGGCAAACCCCCGGGCGACATCTCCCTTGCGGATTTTGAAATGATTACAGATGTTGCTGCCGGGGATAGCGTTAGCCGTTACCTCCTTTTCGTACTCCATCAAATCAGGATGCAGCAGCGGTGCGTCCGGGGCAACCGCCTCCTCCGGAGTGAATACAGGTTTCAGGGGTTCGTATTCCACGTCAACCAGACGCACAGCCTCTCGCGCTATCTCCTTGGTTGTCGCAGCCACGGCAACCACAGGTTCACCGACAAAACGGACCACGCCCCTTGCCAGCACGGGACGGTCTTTCACCGTGGTCCCATACAGCTTCTCGATGTTGCCCCCCGTGACGATTGCGACGACACCATCCAGAGACGCGGCCTTTGAAGTATCAATCGAAAGAATCCTCGCGTAGGCATGTGGACTTGTTAAAAGCTCTGCCTCCAGCATGCCCGACAGGTCAAGATCATCGGTATACTCAGCCAGGCCTGTCACTTTTTCTGCGGCATCTATGCGGGGCAGGCTCTTGCCGATGAGTGTCTCTTCCATCAGTGCAACCTCGCCGTTCCGACTGTCGCAGTCTGACGGCAGAATCCCGGCAAGTCTAATGCAGCCGTATCTCTCAATGAAAATGCGTTGTCCATCACGCGTTCAGTAAGGCCAGAATTCTTTGCGGTTTTGCCGGAAGAGAATAGATCCTTTTCCCAATAGCATCATAGATAGCATTCAAGATGGCCGGCGTTGCGGGTACGGTGGCAATCTCCGAAATACCTTTGGCCCCGTAAGGGCCTATCGGTTCCGGATCTTCGATGACGATCACTTCTATCGAAGGCATGTCGTATATCGTGGGGATGCCGCAATCCCTGTAGTTTCTGCTCCTGAACTCACCTTGCTCAACGACGAACTCTTCCTTCAAAGCATACCCCAGGCCCATAAGCGCGCTTCCTTCAATCTGGCCTTCTATTTTCTGGGGATTAATGGCAACACCTACATCATGTGCTGCAATGATCTTGAGCACCTTCACCTTGCCCGAGAGCGTATCAACTTCCACAAAGGCAACGTGTGTGGTATATGCATACGAAGGGTAATTGCGGTACTCTTCCGGTGGCACCCTCTTCCTCGCCTCTATATCGTAGAGTGCATATGTAGGAGGCGCCAGGTACTCGCATTCTCCCTTGATGCTCTCCCCCGGCTGAAGTTCCTTTGCAAGACCCGCAAGTGTGACCACCGTCCGGCCATCTGCTTTCTCAATCACGCGATCCTGGCGGACATCCAGGCCTTCAACTGCCTTGCCGTATTGTTGCGCAGCTCTTGCGAGCAGGTTTGCCTTAAACGCTTCGGCTGCAAGAAGCGCCGCCTTTCCGCATATCAGCGTCTGCCGTTCTCCTATGGCGCAGTTGTGTTTTGGTGTGAGGAGTGTGTCGCCCGTGATCAATTGCAGAGTCCCGGGTGAAAGCCCTGTGGCCTGCACCGCAATCTGAAGAATAGCGGTGCGAAAACCCTGCCCCATATCGACGCCTGAAACCCTCGCCAGTACCCTGCCGTCCGGCTCAAGACTAAAGACAGCCCCTGCGTCTTCCGCTCTGCCTTTTCCCGCCCCGACGTTCTTGAAGGCGCTTGCGATACCTATCCCGAGACGCTTGGTAGATTCATTCGCATAGAGGGAACGGAAATGCGCGATATCGCGCTCCATGGACTCTTCGCATCTATCGATGGTTGCCTTGATGCCAACGCTCGAGTTGAGGATCTGGCCCGCCAGCGTCTTCTTCCCTAATGCAAGAATGTTTCTGCGGCGAAGCTCAAAGGGATCGATCCCTGTCTTACGGGAAAGCTCGTCCAGCAGCGATTCTACCGGTACCGCAACCTGATTGATGCCGAATCCGCGCATCGCGCTGGTGTTCGCATTGTTGGTGAATACGGCCACGGCGTCGACTCTTGCATTGGGAATCTCGTAAGGGCCGCCGGCAAAGATGACTGCCTGATCAAGAACACGGATGGTGAGAGATGTGTACGGACCCGCGTCTGCCATGAGTTTCGCCTTCAAGAAAAGCAGCTTCCCTTGCTCGTCTGCGCCGATCTCATAGTCCATTTCAAAGGGGTGCTTCTTTGTGCCTACGCGGAATGTCTCTTCCCTGTTCAGCACAATCTTCACCGGTACTCCCATCTTGAATGCTGCCAGCCCCAGGAGGCACGCGAAGCCCGAATCCGTTCTGCCACCGTGACCCCCGCCCAACGGCGTGATCACTATCCTTA from Syntrophorhabdales bacterium harbors:
- a CDS encoding MFS transporter, whose amino-acid sequence is MKPTAAPRETEELSESPKPVSLAKSYYVLILLTLVWSCAYIDRNIVNVVLEPIKKEFGVSDTLMGLMVGFGFVLIYAILAMPVARLADRKGRLPIICIGVAFWSVLTAMGAFAQTVYQLLFTRIGVGVGESTASAPGNSLVSDYFPKDKRPMAMAILSMSPFVGVYGGFLIGGLAATYWGWRTAFIFAGIPGIIIAALLRFTVKEPARGILDGKKADTRVYSLGETLRYFVGNKTYLFAVIGFSITSFVDFGITAWFASFLMRVHHFTILQAGTVGGTIKSIAGVAGVLLGGAVVNYLGKKSDTYKILTPGITSLLAGPFLAFFYLGPMPLAWIGPVAGVICTGFRMGPVLGLVQTVVKVRMRAFAAAVIFMIGNLFGYGVGPLFVGMCNDYLKPTYGPLAIRYSLISMPIMTMLGALFFLWAARYVKRDIQRCQVEE
- a CDS encoding GntR family transcriptional regulator yields the protein MTIPPPLLARLNKEKLNEKIVTRIKELIFANELKTGDKLPSERELMEQTGVSRAVVREALRSLEQSGLVEIRQGATGGAFVVSNLEKPIFNSAYDLYSHGNLTLAHFVEVRKAIEFVCVRAAAAKASSADISRLNDLNSAYLKDIDDDLKHREHAEAFHVAVAEISGNHLSKLLVSALFRLLDALRPHSVQTRKFKYETYTLHKGIIEAIKRKDIALCESLMTRDIERTGTLERSKVRHAGAQPGRRGKDFSRK
- a CDS encoding (2Fe-2S)-binding protein: MRDVELIINRKIIKDTIRDDLTLVAYLRDTLGLKGTKNGCGAGDCGACTVLLDGRPVNSCLVFAVEADGRQVVTIEGLSKEGELSDLQRAFIDHGAVQCGYCTPGMILTAEGLLAEKPNLSGDEVRRALAGNLCRCTGYDSIVSAVLDVAAKRKRRL
- a CDS encoding xanthine dehydrogenase family protein subunit M, with product MAHLTPFEYARPGSLEELQELLASRAGVTPFYLAGGTDLMVAMRSGKYSPELVVDLKHLAGLGGVNPGKDGTLRIGALTTIHAVEEHELIRSRFTALHEGARSLGSFQVRNRATLGGNLANGSPTADMAIPLMAFNAEILTWSSKGERRMSAASFWMGAGKTALQQGEIITGIELLLDEGLRSAYEKLGPRNAMDIAIASAAVVLRLDSGSIREVRIALGGACPTPIRAHSAEKYLEGHRADPEHISQAGKLAADESNPRSSTRASREYRLAVIPVLVERALRHCLRRQGIIDEINGQL
- a CDS encoding xanthine dehydrogenase family protein molybdopterin-binding subunit, with amino-acid sequence MEETLIGKSLPRIDAAEKVTGLAEYTDDLDLSGMLEAELLTSPHAYARILSIDTSKAASLDGVVAIVTGGNIEKLYGTTVKDRPVLARGVVRFVGEPVVAVAATTKEIAREAVRLVDVEYEPLKPVFTPEEAVAPDAPLLHPDLMEYEKEVTANAIPGSNICNHFKIRKGDVARGFAESDYLFEDTYEVPRNHHACIENHSVIAQFEKDGTLHLWTSNQSPYVLQRSLAELFDKPWNKVRVTIPNLGGGFGSKIYPSIEPPIVALAERSGHRPVRLTMDREQDFCRITNHGCTVRIKTGLRKDGTIVARQIVTHWDTGAYADCGPLLTRNSGFTSAGPYRIEHVKIDAYSVYTNRPVATAFRGYGIPHVTWAYENHLNRIAHEMGIDPLEIRLKNVIRDGDLSHTGEKMVAVGMKECLVQVAKAAHWEPGARPARVKLGDGRFRSLGIACSWKGTMRHYATAATVRILEEGSVEVNCSNVDMGQGSATIYSQIAAHELGVPVERVEVRHPDTFITPYDRTTSASRGTFHGGTAVMKAARDAWQQIATYAAKVFRCDPQDVKANNGFIVDPETGHTYSFGEIINKAVPGGIDVIGHGDSYMEGGTGLDRETGQGSNPTSFWMYAAQIAEVEVDTRTGRIKVNKIFAVSDVGRAINRLNCVEQIRGGVTMGLGIALSEELKFDNAGRILNSNLHDYKIPTCPDAPPIDAIIVEVPHPLGPYGAKGLGEAPVGPVAPAVAAALADAAGVWVTKLPMTPERVLDALRKGGR
- a CDS encoding molybdopterin cofactor-binding domain-containing protein; protein product: MANGISFRVNGKEVSAAVDGQSSLLDFLRDSLHLMGTKNGCATGHCGACTVIIDGEARRACQVRVAKMNGRNVETIEGLAPAGQLHPIQSAFIKTGAIQCGFCTPGIIMATKALLDRTPDPAAEDIRRALKYNLCRCTGYVKIIDAVKLAAEELRSGNPSVSDGTDGLSGSIGESIPDYDSIAKVRGEPIFAADLTREKMLFGKVLWSRYPHARVKKIDGTRAKEIPGVRAILTADDIPGNKCFGRVRADNPILCSDRVRFLGDAVALVVAESMVAAEQAALAIEVDYEELPVLSTMSESLKEGAPHLHEGGNICKEISHEIGDVEQGRKKSVHIVSGHFETVAVDPGYLEPEAGLAFFEEGILTIHLPNQGPFHARQQVADSLNLPVDKVRIVITPLGGGHGGRTDSGFACLLGLAAFKMGVPVKIVLNREETFRVGTKKHPFEMDYEIGADEQGKLLFLKAKLMADAGPYTSLTIRVLDQAVIFAGGPYEIPNARVDAVAVFTNNANTSAMRGFGINQVAVPVESLLDELSRKTGIDPFELRRRNILALGKKTLAGQILNSSVGIKATIDRCEESMERDIAHFRSLYANESTKRLGIGIASAFKNVGAGKGRAEDAGAVFSLEPDGRVLARVSGVDMGQGFRTAILQIAVQATGLSPGTLQLITGDTLLTPKHNCAIGERQTLICGKAALLAAEAFKANLLARAAQQYGKAVEGLDVRQDRVIEKADGRTVVTLAGLAKELQPGESIKGECEYLAPPTYALYDIEARKRVPPEEYRNYPSYAYTTHVAFVEVDTLSGKVKVLKIIAAHDVGVAINPQKIEGQIEGSALMGLGYALKEEFVVEQGEFRSRNYRDCGIPTIYDMPSIEVIVIEDPEPIGPYGAKGISEIATVPATPAILNAIYDAIGKRIYSLPAKPQRILALLNA